The proteins below are encoded in one region of Chrysemys picta bellii isolate R12L10 chromosome 4, ASM1138683v2, whole genome shotgun sequence:
- the LOC101950179 gene encoding dispanin subfamily A member 2b, with translation MENPPYAFPARSNQPFPHHNYEHLKEEHEIGMVSPGATVSSTVISMYQPPPRDHIIWSIFSTLYVNFCCLGFMALVFSVKARDRKVVGDHSGASSYGSTAKCLNIMALVLSLLLLILIIVLVATGVIAVTHAMQPGV, from the exons ATGGAGAACCCCCCGTACGCCTTCCCGGCCCGCAGCAACCAGCCCTTCCCACACCACAACTATGAGCACCTGAAGGAAGAGCATGAGATCGGGATGGTCTCCCCAGGGGCCACCGTCAGCTCCACTGTTATCAGCATGTACCAGCCCCCGCCCCGCGACCACATCATCTGGTCCATCTTCAGCACCCTCTACGTGAACTTCTGCTGCCTCGGCTTCATGGCGCTGGTTTTCTCGGTCAAG gccaggGATCGTAAAGTCGTCGGCGATCACAGCGGCGCAAGCAGCTACGGCTCCACCGCCAAGTGCCTAAACATCATGGCCCTGGTCCTGTCCCTCCTCTTGCTCATCCTCATCATCGTCCTAGTGGCAACAGGCGTCATCGCTGTCACACACGCAATGCAACCTGGAGTCTAG